A genomic stretch from Streptomyces sp. QL37 includes:
- the serB gene encoding phosphoserine phosphatase SerB, with amino-acid sequence MSASQPPRSPESPESPRGTDAPTLLVKIFGKDRPGITAGLFDTLAAYAVDVVDIEQVVTRGRIVLCALVTSPTPDGTTEGDLRATVHSWAESLKLQAEIISGTGDNRPRGSGRSHVTVLGHPLTAESTASIAARITSTGGNIDRIFRLAKYPVTAVEFAVSGTGTEELRTALATEAADIGVDIAVMSAGLSRRAQRLVVMDVDSTLIQDEVIELFAAHAGCEAEVAAVTEQAMRGELDFEQSLHARVALLAGLDVSVVEKVRAEVRLTPGARTLIRTLKRLGYQVGVVSGGFTQVTDDLKERLGLDFASANTLEVVDGKLTGRVVGDIVDRAGKARLLRSFAEQAGVPLAQTVAIGDGANDLDMLNTAGLGVAFNAKPVVRKAAHTAVNVPFLDTVLYLLGITREEVETADGLVD; translated from the coding sequence ATGAGCGCATCTCAGCCACCCCGGTCTCCTGAGTCCCCCGAGTCCCCTCGGGGCACGGACGCCCCCACTCTTCTCGTCAAGATCTTCGGGAAGGACCGGCCGGGCATCACCGCCGGACTTTTCGACACCCTGGCCGCCTATGCGGTGGACGTCGTGGACATCGAGCAGGTCGTCACCCGTGGCCGCATCGTCCTGTGCGCCCTGGTGACCTCGCCGACGCCCGACGGCACGACGGAGGGCGACCTCCGGGCGACCGTGCACAGCTGGGCGGAGTCGCTGAAGCTGCAGGCCGAGATCATCTCGGGCACGGGCGACAACCGCCCCCGCGGCTCCGGCCGTTCCCATGTGACCGTGCTGGGGCACCCGCTGACCGCGGAGTCCACCGCGTCGATAGCGGCCAGGATCACCTCCACCGGCGGCAACATCGACCGCATCTTCCGCCTGGCGAAGTACCCCGTCACCGCCGTCGAGTTCGCGGTGTCCGGCACCGGGACCGAGGAGCTGCGGACCGCGCTGGCGACGGAGGCCGCCGACATCGGCGTCGACATCGCCGTCATGTCGGCCGGGCTGAGCCGCCGGGCGCAGCGGCTGGTCGTCATGGACGTGGACTCGACGCTCATCCAGGACGAGGTCATCGAGCTCTTCGCGGCCCACGCGGGCTGCGAGGCCGAGGTCGCCGCGGTGACCGAGCAGGCGATGCGCGGCGAGCTCGACTTCGAGCAGTCCCTGCACGCGCGCGTGGCGCTGCTGGCGGGGCTCGACGTGTCGGTGGTGGAGAAGGTGCGGGCGGAGGTCCGGCTGACCCCCGGTGCCCGCACCCTGATCCGGACGCTGAAGCGGCTCGGCTATCAAGTGGGCGTGGTCTCGGGAGGGTTCACCCAGGTCACGGACGACCTCAAGGAGCGCCTCGGGCTCGACTTCGCCTCCGCCAACACGCTGGAGGTCGTCGACGGCAAGCTCACCGGCCGCGTCGTGGGTGACATCGTGGACCGGGCGGGCAAGGCCCGGCTGTTGCGCAGTTTCGCCGAGCAGGCGGGGGTGCCGCTGGCTCAGACGGTGGCGATCGGCGACGGTGCCAACGATCTGGACATGCTGAACACCGCGGGCCTGGGTGTCGCCTTCAACGCCAAGCCGGTCGTCCGTAAGGCGGCCCACACGGCGGTGAACGTCCCCTTCCTGGACACCGTGCTGTATCTGCTCGGGATCACGCGCGAAGAGGTCGAGACGGCAGACGGCCTGGTGGACTGA
- a CDS encoding SDR family NAD(P)-dependent oxidoreductase, with translation MPIAMITGGSKGLGRALGAALAGRGWDLVLGARSAEVLRATAAELGGRYGTRVVAVAGDVTDPAHRAALVAAAGELGGLDMLVSNASALGAEPLVRLEALPPAGLRQALETNVVAALGLVQEALPLLRASAAGAVVTVSSDAATEPYGTWGGYGASKAALDQLAAVLGEEEPGLRVWAVDPGDMGTDLYTAAVPDDTGPRPHPESVAPAFVRLLELRPASGRYTASALLDSDRRAER, from the coding sequence ATGCCGATCGCGATGATCACGGGCGGTTCGAAGGGGCTGGGGCGCGCGCTCGGTGCGGCTCTGGCGGGGAGGGGCTGGGATCTGGTGCTGGGCGCCAGATCGGCGGAGGTCCTCCGGGCGACGGCCGCGGAGCTGGGCGGCCGGTACGGGACACGCGTGGTGGCCGTGGCCGGGGATGTCACGGATCCGGCGCACCGTGCGGCCCTGGTGGCCGCCGCCGGGGAGCTGGGCGGTCTCGACATGCTGGTGAGCAACGCGAGCGCGCTGGGTGCCGAGCCGCTCGTGAGGCTGGAGGCGCTGCCGCCGGCGGGGCTGCGGCAGGCGCTGGAGACGAATGTGGTCGCGGCGCTCGGGCTCGTACAGGAGGCGCTGCCGCTGCTGCGGGCCTCGGCGGCCGGGGCGGTGGTCACGGTGAGCTCGGACGCGGCCACCGAGCCGTACGGGACCTGGGGCGGTTACGGGGCCTCGAAGGCCGCGCTCGACCAGCTGGCGGCGGTGCTCGGCGAGGAGGAGCCGGGACTGCGGGTGTGGGCGGTGGACCCCGGTGACATGGGGACGGACCTCTATACGGCGGCGGTGCCCGACGACACCGGGCCCCGGCCGCACCCGGAGAGCGTGGCACCCGCCTTCGTACGGCTGCTGGAGCTGCGCCCCGCCAGTGGCAGGTACACGGCGTCCGCACTGCTGGACTCGGACCGGCGGGCGGAGCGGTGA
- a CDS encoding FHA domain-containing protein, which translates to MGRGVPELVLELNGRTWALDPSRSYTLGRDPQGDLTIDDARVSWRHATISWNGRGWSIEDHGSTNGTYVQGRRIQQMEIAPGTAVHLGNATDGPRVSLVAPAGAGVHGGQAAGAQQQAPVPPAQAQQAPVQQPQQQGAAGWPGGPAQQQAAWQQAPQTQQPPVPHQQGHANPPGPGGHGGAAVPPVYGDRSPTTFHQLDLGRVMRIGRALENELVVSDLQVSRLHAEFRATPDGRFEIRDLGSHNGTYVNGQPLSKSGSALIGPNDIVGVGHSTFRLVGDRLEEFVDTGEVSFSARHLTVTVDGGKDILKDVSFGVPEKSLIAVIGPSGSGKSTLLKALTGYRPANQGDVLYDNRNLYKQFAELRQRIGLVPQDDILHKELTVTRALRYAAKLRFPADTTEAERTARIHEVLAELKLDIHRDKKITSLSGGQRKRVSVALELLTKPSLIFLDEPTSGLDPGMDRDVMQLLRGLADDGRTVLVVTHSVAELAICDKLLVMAPGGSVAYFGPPEEALNFFGYTSWADVFSAFENYRDYDWAGRWRGSQHYQMYAADIDAVAAQPVHMPPPQQIRPPKPSGWAAQLWTLMRRYVSVIASDRGFLALMVILPAVLGIVSVVIPAEFGLVEPDVPNKQFNAKAGTILLILAVGMCFAAAANSVRELIKERVIYERERATGLSRSAYLLSKVIVLGVITAFQGAILCGIGFSTRQLPEEGLLMPPAVEMCLSITVLGFTSMMVGLLISALVKTAEKTMPLLVMFAIVQVVFTGVLFQVYGSPGLEQFAWLMPSRWAVAAAGTTLDLAHLMPPWDPEHPTDLDPLWEHSTGQWGTNITVMLVMSAVLFFAVSRMLRRHEPEVMRK; encoded by the coding sequence GTGGGGCGCGGAGTGCCGGAACTCGTACTGGAATTGAATGGAAGGACCTGGGCGCTCGATCCGTCCAGGTCGTACACCCTCGGACGTGATCCGCAGGGCGACCTCACGATCGACGACGCCAGAGTGTCGTGGCGGCACGCCACGATCAGCTGGAACGGCCGCGGCTGGTCCATCGAGGACCACGGCAGCACGAACGGCACGTATGTGCAGGGCCGGCGCATCCAGCAGATGGAGATCGCCCCGGGGACGGCGGTCCACCTGGGCAACGCCACCGACGGCCCGCGCGTGAGCCTCGTCGCCCCGGCGGGTGCCGGGGTGCACGGCGGGCAGGCGGCGGGAGCGCAGCAGCAGGCGCCCGTACCTCCCGCGCAGGCACAGCAGGCCCCGGTGCAGCAGCCCCAGCAGCAGGGCGCCGCCGGCTGGCCCGGCGGCCCGGCGCAGCAGCAGGCGGCCTGGCAGCAGGCGCCGCAGACGCAGCAGCCCCCGGTCCCGCACCAGCAGGGCCACGCCAACCCGCCCGGGCCGGGCGGGCACGGCGGCGCCGCCGTGCCGCCGGTCTACGGCGACCGCAGCCCGACCACGTTCCACCAGCTGGACCTCGGCCGGGTCATGCGCATCGGCCGTGCGCTGGAGAACGAGCTGGTCGTCTCCGACCTCCAGGTCTCGCGCCTGCACGCGGAGTTCCGGGCGACGCCCGACGGCCGCTTCGAGATCCGGGACCTCGGATCCCACAACGGCACGTACGTCAACGGTCAGCCGCTCAGCAAGTCCGGCTCCGCGCTCATCGGCCCGAACGACATCGTCGGTGTCGGCCACTCGACCTTCCGGCTGGTCGGGGACCGGCTGGAAGAGTTCGTCGACACCGGTGAGGTCTCCTTCTCGGCCCGCCACCTCACGGTCACGGTCGACGGCGGCAAGGACATCCTCAAGGACGTCTCGTTCGGCGTCCCGGAGAAGTCGCTGATCGCCGTCATCGGCCCGTCGGGCTCCGGCAAGTCCACCCTGCTCAAGGCGCTCACCGGCTACCGGCCCGCCAACCAGGGCGACGTCCTCTACGACAACCGGAACCTGTACAAGCAGTTCGCCGAGCTGAGGCAGCGCATCGGCCTGGTCCCGCAGGACGACATCCTGCACAAGGAACTCACGGTCACCAGGGCGCTGCGCTACGCGGCCAAGCTCCGCTTCCCCGCGGACACCACCGAGGCCGAGCGCACCGCCCGGATCCACGAGGTCCTCGCCGAGCTCAAGCTCGACATCCACAGGGACAAGAAGATCACCTCGCTCTCCGGCGGCCAGCGCAAGCGCGTGTCGGTCGCCCTGGAGCTGCTGACCAAGCCGTCGCTGATCTTCCTGGACGAGCCGACCTCCGGCCTCGACCCGGGCATGGACCGCGATGTCATGCAGCTGCTGCGCGGTCTCGCCGACGACGGCCGTACGGTCCTCGTGGTCACCCACTCCGTGGCCGAGCTGGCCATCTGCGACAAGCTCCTCGTGATGGCGCCCGGCGGGTCCGTCGCCTACTTCGGTCCGCCCGAGGAGGCGCTGAACTTCTTCGGCTACACCAGCTGGGCCGACGTCTTCTCCGCGTTCGAGAACTACCGCGACTACGACTGGGCGGGACGCTGGCGCGGTTCGCAGCACTACCAGATGTACGCCGCGGACATCGACGCCGTGGCCGCGCAGCCGGTGCACATGCCCCCGCCGCAGCAGATCCGCCCCCCGAAGCCCTCGGGCTGGGCGGCCCAGCTGTGGACGCTGATGCGCCGCTACGTCTCGGTGATCGCCTCCGACCGGGGCTTCCTCGCTCTGATGGTGATCCTTCCGGCGGTGCTCGGCATCGTCAGCGTGGTCATTCCCGCCGAGTTCGGCCTGGTCGAGCCCGACGTGCCCAACAAGCAGTTCAACGCCAAGGCCGGGACCATCCTGCTGATCCTCGCGGTCGGCATGTGCTTCGCCGCCGCGGCCAACTCCGTACGAGAACTGATCAAGGAACGGGTGATCTACGAGCGGGAACGGGCCACAGGTCTCTCCCGGTCCGCCTACCTGCTGTCCAAGGTGATCGTCCTCGGTGTGATCACGGCCTTCCAGGGCGCGATCCTCTGCGGGATCGGCTTCTCCACCCGCCAGCTGCCGGAGGAGGGCCTGCTGATGCCCCCCGCCGTGGAGATGTGCCTGTCGATCACCGTTCTCGGCTTCACCTCGATGATGGTCGGCCTGCTGATCTCCGCGCTGGTGAAGACCGCCGAGAAGACCATGCCGCTGCTCGTCATGTTCGCCATCGTCCAGGTCGTCTTCACCGGCGTGCTCTTCCAGGTCTACGGATCCCCGGGCCTGGAGCAGTTCGCCTGGCTGATGCCGTCGCGCTGGGCGGTGGCCGCGGCGGGCACCACACTGGACCTCGCCCACCTCATGCCGCCGTGGGATCCGGAACACCCGACCGACCTGGACCCGCTCTGGGAGCACTCGACCGGGCAGTGGGGAACCAACATCACGGTGATGCTCGTGATGAGCGCCGTGCTCTTCTTCGCGGTCTCGCGGATGCTGCGGCGCCACGAGCCCGAGGTGATGCGCAAGTAG
- a CDS encoding transglycosylase SLT domain-containing protein, which translates to MSVSRISSRSRRLNKAQKLSVAGVSTLAAAALAFSLVPDDASATTEPQAASAAAPVAYTGSQAKNIQAGSIEKNSTAEQLVKAADAAKAKDAAEKKKAAAKAEAKAKAVAEAKSKAAAKAKADAKKRSAKKASRAADRKPVYANNLDGWIREALAIMDKKNIPGTYEGLHRNIIRESSGNPRAINNWDINAINGIPSKGLLQVIKPTFDYYHVKGTKHDQYDPVANITAAANYAADKYGSIDNVDSAY; encoded by the coding sequence ATGTCCGTGTCCCGCATCTCCAGCCGTAGCCGTCGCCTGAACAAGGCGCAGAAGCTCTCCGTCGCGGGGGTCTCGACCCTGGCCGCCGCCGCTCTCGCCTTCTCGCTCGTCCCCGACGACGCTTCGGCCACGACCGAGCCGCAGGCCGCCTCGGCCGCCGCCCCGGTCGCCTACACCGGCTCGCAGGCCAAGAACATCCAGGCCGGCTCGATCGAGAAGAACTCGACGGCCGAGCAGCTGGTGAAGGCCGCCGACGCGGCCAAGGCCAAGGACGCCGCCGAGAAGAAGAAGGCCGCCGCCAAGGCGGAGGCGAAGGCCAAGGCCGTCGCCGAGGCCAAGAGCAAGGCCGCCGCGAAGGCCAAGGCCGACGCGAAGAAGCGTTCCGCCAAGAAGGCCAGCCGCGCGGCCGACCGCAAGCCGGTCTACGCCAACAACCTGGACGGCTGGATCCGTGAGGCTCTCGCCATCATGGACAAGAAGAACATCCCCGGTACGTACGAGGGCCTGCACCGCAACATCATCCGCGAGTCCAGCGGTAACCCGCGCGCCATCAACAACTGGGACATCAACGCGATCAACGGCATCCCCTCGAAGGGTCTGCTGCAGGTCATCAAGCCGACCTTCGACTACTACCACGTCAAGGGCACCAAGCACGACCAGTACGACCCGGTCGCCAACATCACCGCGGCCGCCAACTACGCCGCGGACAAGTACGGCTCGATCGACAACGTCGACAGCGCGTACTGA
- a CDS encoding S-adenosylmethionine:tRNA ribosyltransferase-isomerase, with the protein MTALDSLRVPPELSARVPAEQRGAGRDDVRLLVSRGGAVTHRRFRELPGELRAGDVLVVNTSMTLAAAVNGRLGGERVVVHFSTRGEDGRWAVELRRPDGDGTTRPRPGGPAGAAVRLPGGEALVLDEPLGPREGARLWWARVPRDVPGLLCRYGRPIRYAYTERDQPLSAYRTVFAVESPDGSGSAEMPSAARPFTAGLVAALVSRGVQFAPLTLHTGVASAEVHEPPYPERFEVPRTTAWLVNAARAGGGRVIAVGTTAVRALESAAGEDAVVRAAAGWTDLVVTPQRGVRGVDGLLTGLHEPEASHLLMLEAVAGRETLRRGYAQALGHRYLWHEFGDAHLLLPPAR; encoded by the coding sequence GTGACCGCCCTGGACTCCCTGCGGGTGCCGCCGGAGCTCTCGGCGCGGGTGCCGGCCGAGCAGCGGGGCGCGGGGAGGGACGACGTGCGGCTGCTGGTCTCGCGGGGCGGTGCGGTCACGCACCGGAGGTTCAGGGAGCTGCCCGGGGAGCTGCGGGCCGGGGACGTCCTGGTGGTCAATACGTCGATGACGCTGGCGGCCGCCGTCAACGGGCGCCTGGGCGGTGAGCGGGTCGTCGTGCACTTCTCGACCCGGGGTGAGGACGGCCGGTGGGCGGTGGAGCTGCGCAGGCCGGACGGTGACGGGACGACCCGGCCGCGCCCCGGCGGCCCGGCGGGAGCGGCGGTACGGCTCCCGGGCGGGGAGGCGCTGGTCCTGGACGAGCCGCTCGGGCCGCGGGAGGGCGCCAGGCTCTGGTGGGCGCGGGTGCCACGGGACGTGCCCGGCCTGCTTTGCCGGTACGGGCGGCCGATCCGGTACGCGTACACGGAGCGGGACCAGCCGCTGTCGGCGTACCGGACGGTGTTCGCCGTGGAGTCGCCGGACGGGAGCGGTTCGGCGGAGATGCCGAGTGCGGCGCGTCCCTTCACCGCGGGCCTGGTGGCGGCGCTGGTGAGCCGAGGGGTGCAGTTCGCGCCGCTGACACTGCATACGGGGGTGGCCTCGGCCGAGGTGCACGAGCCGCCCTACCCGGAGCGCTTCGAGGTGCCGCGCACCACGGCATGGCTGGTGAACGCGGCTCGGGCCGGCGGGGGCAGGGTGATCGCCGTGGGGACGACGGCGGTGCGGGCCCTGGAGTCCGCGGCGGGCGAGGACGCGGTGGTGCGGGCTGCGGCGGGGTGGACGGATCTGGTGGTGACTCCGCAGCGGGGGGTGCGGGGGGTGGACGGACTGCTGACCGGGCTGCACGAGCCGGAGGCCTCCCACCTGCTGATGCTGGAGGCGGTCGCGGGGCGGGAGACGCTGCGCCGGGGGTACGCCCAGGCCCTGGGCCACCGGTATCTCTGGCACGAGTTCGGGGACGCCCACCTGCTGCTGCCCCCTGCCCGATAA